CCACGCGGCGTTTCGCGATGCGCCGCATGAGGATGTCAGGCTGGTGATGGTTACCAGCGGCACCGGCGCCAGTACGGGCTTTGCCCTTGGCGAGGAGACCGTCGCCGAGCTCTTCGGCTTCTGATCGATTTTCAAGCGGTCTTTGAGCCGAAAAAAGCAGGAACGGCAGCCGGTTTCGACGTGCTCACGGCCGTCCATGACAACCCTGTGACAAACATCAGTCCAGCCTATTGTTTCATAGAATAAATAGATTTCACTTATCGTAATCCCTTCATCTAGAGTGGCTCATGGACGTCGTGTGCCGGCATTCTCTGGGCCGGCACAGCCGCAGGATCGGCGTCCCAATGCATCGAAGAATGTGCCACCAGACGGGGAATCCAAGCCATGAAATCTCGTATTGCATCCGTGCTTGCAGCGCTTGCTGCGACCTTTGCCGCCTCGACGGCGATCGCCGAAACCAATCTGACGGTCTATACCGCGATCGAGGCCGTCGACCTCGATCGCTACAAGGCGACTTTCGAAAAGGCCTATCCGGACATCAAGATCAATTGGGTGCGTGACTCCACCGGCGTCATGACCGCCAAGCTGCTTGCCGAGAAGGACAATCCGCAGGCCGACGTCGTCTGGGGGCTGGCGGCAACGTCGCTGCTGTTGCTGAAAAGCGAAGGCATGCTGGAAGCCTATGCGCCTGCCGGCGTCGACAAACTCGACAAGCGCTTCGTCGACAACAGCAATCCACCGTCGTGGACAGGCATGGACGCCTATGTCGCCGCCATCTGCTTCAACACCCTCGAGGCGAAGAAGCTCGGCATTGCCGCGCCGAAAAGCTGGAAGGATCTGACCAAGCCCGAATACAAGGGCCATGTCGTGATGCCGAACCCGAATTCCTCGGGCACCGGTTTCCTCGACGTCTCGGCCTGGCTGCAGATGTTCGGCGAGAAGGACGCCTGGGCCTTCATGGACGGCCTGCACCAGAACATTTCCGCTTACACGCATTCAGGGTCCAAGCCGTGCAAGATGGCCGGCGCCGGCGAGACAGCTATCGGCGTTTCGTTTGAGTTCCCGGGCGCGAAGGCCAAATCCGCGGGCGCGCCGCTCGACATCATCTTCCCGGAAGAAGGTTCAGGCTGGGAGGCTGAAGCCACTGCCATCGTCGCGGGCACTGCCAAGCTCGACGCGGCCAAGAAACTGGTCGACTTCTCGGTCTCGAAAGAGGCCAATGAGATGTACAACGAAGGTTATGCCGTTCTCGCCTATCCCGGCATCGCCAAGCCGGTGGAGCATCTGCCCGCCAATGTCGCCGACCACATGATCAAGAACGACTTCGAGTGGGCGGCGAACAACCGCAAGGCGATCCTGGCGGAATGGGCAAAACGCTACGACGCGAAGTCCGAGCCGAAAAGCTGAGCAATCCCAGCCGGGCGCCGTCAAAGCGGCGCCCGTTCTGCTTGAACATCAATGATGGGCCGCGAGATGAAACACGAGACCGTCACTGGAGCGGCCGCCGCTCCGGCGCGCTTTGAGCCGGGGGCAGGCAACCCTGCCAGGCCCGGTTACCTGGCGATCGACCAGCTATGGAAGACCTTTGGAGACTTCGTCGCGCTGAAAGGCGTCTCGCTGGAAATCAAGGAGGGCGAGTTCGTCTGCTTCCTCGGGCCCTCCGGTTGCGGCAAGACCACACTGCTGCGCGCCGTTGCGGGCCTCGATCTGCAGACGCGCGGAACGATCCGCCAGGCTGGCAGGGATATTTCGAACCTGCCCCCATCAAGGCGCGACTACGGCATCGTCTTCCAGTCCTATGCGCTGTTCCCGAACCTGACGATCGAGAAGAACATCGCCTTCGGCCTGGAGAATGCCCGGCGACCGAAGGCGGAGATCCAGGCGCGCGTCAAGGAACTGCTTGCCCTGGTCGGCTTGTCGGAACAGGCAAAAAAATACCCGGCCCAGCTTTCCGGCGGCCAGCAGCAGCGCATCGCGCTTGCCCGCGCCATGGCGGTATCGCCGGGCCTGCTTCTGCTCGACGAGCCCTTGTCGGCGCTCGATGCCAAGGTGCGCGTCCATCTGCGCCACGAGATCAAGGAGCTTCAACGCAAACTCGGCGTGACAACGATCATGGTCACCCATGATCAGGAGGAAGCGCTGTCGATGGCAGACCGCATCGTGGTCATGAACCACGGCGTGATCGAACAGGTGGGAACGCCGACCGAGGTTTATCGCCATCCGAGCACCCTGTTCGTGGCCGACTTCATCGGTGAAACCAACCAGTTCGCGGCGAGGGCCTTGGGAAACGACAGGCTGGCGCTCGCCGGGACCGAACTCGTCTGCGCGCCGCATATCTGTGCTGCCGGCGATGAGGTGATGGCAGTGATCCGTCCGGTCGATATCATTCCCCATGGTGATGGCGCGCGTTCGCCAGGAGCGCCAGACCCGATCGGAACGCCGGACAATCTGGTCGAGGTCACGGTCGAGGAAATGGAGTTCCTCGGCAGTTTCTGGCGTTGCCGGCTGGTCTCGCCACGTCTCGGCGAAAAGCGCCTGATCGGCGACTTCTCGCTCAATGCTGTCCGCCGGCTGCGCATCGAGACAAGCGGACATCTGCAGGTCGAACTGCCGCAGAACCGTGTGCTTGTCTTCCCGAAGGCAGCCTGAGATGAGCGCCGCCGCTATCGCTCTTCCCGCAGGACACGCGCCACGCCTGCAGCTGTCGTCCGACGATCTGGTCAAGCGCGGGCTGATGCTGATCATCGCGCTATATCTCGTACTGGCTCTGGCGGCGCCGCTTTATGTGCTGCTGTCGAAGTCGATGTCGACCTATCGCTTCGATCTCAACGCCTTCGAGATCGAGCGCAGCGACGAAAGCGGAACCGGCTTCGGCCCCGCACGCACGGTCGCCGCGCTCAACGCGGACGCCAAGGCGATCACGGAGCCCCAACTCGGCACCGGGTCCGACGGACGGCTTTCTTTGACCGGCCTCTACAAGGATTTCA
The genomic region above belongs to Mesorhizobium terrae and contains:
- a CDS encoding putative 2-aminoethylphosphonate ABC transporter substrate-binding protein, yielding MKSRIASVLAALAATFAASTAIAETNLTVYTAIEAVDLDRYKATFEKAYPDIKINWVRDSTGVMTAKLLAEKDNPQADVVWGLAATSLLLLKSEGMLEAYAPAGVDKLDKRFVDNSNPPSWTGMDAYVAAICFNTLEAKKLGIAAPKSWKDLTKPEYKGHVVMPNPNSSGTGFLDVSAWLQMFGEKDAWAFMDGLHQNISAYTHSGSKPCKMAGAGETAIGVSFEFPGAKAKSAGAPLDIIFPEEGSGWEAEATAIVAGTAKLDAAKKLVDFSVSKEANEMYNEGYAVLAYPGIAKPVEHLPANVADHMIKNDFEWAANNRKAILAEWAKRYDAKSEPKS
- a CDS encoding putative 2-aminoethylphosphonate ABC transporter ATP-binding protein translates to MKHETVTGAAAAPARFEPGAGNPARPGYLAIDQLWKTFGDFVALKGVSLEIKEGEFVCFLGPSGCGKTTLLRAVAGLDLQTRGTIRQAGRDISNLPPSRRDYGIVFQSYALFPNLTIEKNIAFGLENARRPKAEIQARVKELLALVGLSEQAKKYPAQLSGGQQQRIALARAMAVSPGLLLLDEPLSALDAKVRVHLRHEIKELQRKLGVTTIMVTHDQEEALSMADRIVVMNHGVIEQVGTPTEVYRHPSTLFVADFIGETNQFAARALGNDRLALAGTELVCAPHICAAGDEVMAVIRPVDIIPHGDGARSPGAPDPIGTPDNLVEVTVEEMEFLGSFWRCRLVSPRLGEKRLIGDFSLNAVRRLRIETSGHLQVELPQNRVLVFPKAA